In Hydrogenovibrio thermophilus, the following are encoded in one genomic region:
- a CDS encoding site-specific DNA-methyltransferase gives MADTQNDLQQLTGQSMNLTEHNIEQLKTLFPNVFSEGKIDFDALKVELGENIDESNERYQFTWSGKEQAKRIATTPTLGTLRPAPEESVNWDNTENLYIEGDNLEVLKLLQKSYFGKVKMIYIDPPYNTGKDFVYKDDFKDNLANYQRLTGQKDEEGNPLTTNADSAGRYHSNWLNMMYPRLKLARNLLKDDGVIFISIDDNEVHNLRKICDEIFGEENFIEEISWKNKYGAGAKTKGFISVHEYILCYSKNQLLNLESPLDEDGKKAYNKQDSKFPQRGGFFTQPLMTTSMDDRPNLQYEIEHQGIAIKPTKQWVWSKERLLKAIEDDEVVFNKKPDGTFSVRAKQYLKDEYGNERKGKPTSLMNGPFTQEGTSDIASLFEMPVFGFPKPKSLLKNFFAFAFNEDYKKEGIYLDFFSGSATSAHAIMELNTEDKGNRKLISVQIPEPTPVNSEARKAGYATIAEIGKERIRRAAKKIKEEHPETQADLGFKVFKLDTSNIKKWQPNVDDLDTDLLNAVDNIVDGRTSQDLLFEVLIKYGLPLTLPIEEVKVADHQAWNVAFGSLIACFDENITLETVQAIADLSTPENPVLRVVFRDTSFKDDITKTNAIQRLKQAGIEDVLSI, from the coding sequence ATGGCGGATACCCAAAACGACTTACAGCAACTCACAGGTCAAAGCATGAACTTAACCGAACACAATATTGAACAACTCAAGACACTGTTTCCAAATGTGTTTAGTGAAGGCAAAATTGACTTTGATGCTTTAAAAGTTGAGTTGGGTGAAAATATTGATGAATCCAATGAGCGTTATCAATTTACTTGGTCAGGTAAAGAACAAGCCAAGCGCATCGCCACCACGCCTACTTTGGGAACGCTACGCCCAGCACCAGAAGAATCAGTGAATTGGGACAACACCGAAAACCTCTATATCGAAGGCGACAACCTTGAAGTTTTAAAGCTCTTGCAAAAAAGCTACTTTGGCAAGGTGAAAATGATCTATATCGACCCGCCTTACAACACCGGCAAGGATTTCGTATACAAAGACGACTTTAAAGACAACCTAGCCAATTACCAGCGCTTAACAGGCCAAAAAGATGAAGAAGGTAATCCCCTAACCACCAACGCAGATTCCGCTGGCCGGTATCATTCCAACTGGCTAAATATGATGTACCCCCGCCTAAAACTGGCTCGTAATTTACTTAAAGACGATGGCGTGATTTTTATCTCCATTGATGACAATGAAGTGCATAACCTAAGAAAAATCTGTGATGAGATTTTTGGGGAGGAAAATTTTATTGAGGAAATCTCATGGAAAAATAAATATGGGGCTGGCGCAAAAACAAAAGGGTTTATCAGTGTTCATGAATACATCTTATGTTATTCAAAAAATCAATTATTAAACCTTGAATCTCCCTTAGATGAAGATGGAAAAAAAGCATACAACAAACAAGATTCTAAATTTCCTCAAAGAGGGGGTTTTTTTACTCAACCACTGATGACTACATCAATGGATGACCGACCAAACCTGCAGTATGAAATTGAACACCAAGGAATAGCTATTAAGCCTACTAAACAATGGGTCTGGTCAAAAGAACGTCTTTTAAAAGCTATTGAAGATGACGAAGTGGTTTTTAATAAAAAACCTGATGGCACATTCAGCGTTCGAGCCAAACAATACCTTAAAGATGAATATGGAAATGAAAGAAAAGGGAAACCTACATCACTGATGAATGGCCCCTTTACTCAAGAAGGTACTTCAGATATTGCATCATTATTTGAAATGCCAGTTTTTGGATTTCCTAAACCAAAATCATTGTTAAAGAACTTCTTTGCTTTTGCCTTCAATGAAGACTATAAAAAGGAAGGAATTTATTTAGATTTTTTTTCTGGCTCTGCAACATCAGCACACGCTATTATGGAATTAAATACAGAAGATAAAGGTAATCGCAAGCTTATATCAGTACAAATTCCAGAGCCTACGCCCGTAAACTCCGAAGCCAGAAAAGCGGGTTACGCCACCATCGCCGAAATCGGCAAAGAACGCATTCGCCGTGCGGCAAAGAAAATCAAGGAAGAACACCCAGAAACCCAAGCAGATTTAGGGTTTAAGGTCTTTAAACTCGACACTTCCAATATCAAAAAATGGCAACCTAATGTAGATGACCTAGATACCGACCTTCTTAATGCCGTTGATAATATTGTCGATGGTAGAACCAGCCAAGATCTGCTGTTTGAAGTATTAATCAAATATGGCCTACCACTAACCCTACCCATTGAAGAGGTTAAGGTTGCTGATCATCAAGCTTGGAATGTGGCATTCGGTTCCTTAATTGCCTGTTTTGATGAAAACATCACCCTAGAAACTGTGCAAGCCATTGCCGACCTGAGCACACCAGAAAACCCAGTACTAAGAGTTGTTTTCCGAGATACCAGTTTCAAAGACGACATCACAAAAACCAACGCCATCCAACGCCTAAAACAAGCTGGCATTGAAGATGTTTTGAGCATTTAA